One part of the Marmota flaviventris isolate mMarFla1 chromosome 4, mMarFla1.hap1, whole genome shotgun sequence genome encodes these proteins:
- the Tial1 gene encoding nucleolysin TIAR isoform X6: MDARVVKDMATGKSKGYGFVSFYNKLDAENAIVHMGGQWLGGRQIRTNWATRKPPAPKSTQENNTKQLRFEDVVNQSSPKNCTVYCGGIASGLTDQLMRQTFSPFGQIMEIRVFPEKGYSFVRFSTHESAAHAIVSVNGTTIEGHVVKCYWGKESPDMTKNFQQVDYSQWGQWSQVYGNPQQYGQYMANGWQVPPYGVYGQPWNQQGFGVDQSPSAAWMGGFGAQPPQGQAPPPVIPPPNQAGYGMASYQTQ, translated from the exons AT GGATGCCCGGGTAGTTAAAGACATGGCAACTGGAAAATCCAAAGGCTATGgttttgtatctttttataaCAAACTG GATGCAGAAAATGCAATTGTGCATATGGGAGGTCAGTGGTTGGGTGGCCGGCAAATCAGAACCAATTGGGCCACACGTAAACCACCAGCACCTAAAAGTACACAAGAAA ATAACACTAAGCAGTTGAGATTTGAAGATGTAGTAAACCAGTCAAGTCCAAAAAATTGTACTGTGTACTGTGGAGGAATTGCTTCTGGGTTAACAG ATCAGCTTATGAGACAAACATTTTCACCATTTGGACAGATTATGGAAATAAGAGTTTTTCCAGAGAAAGGCTATTCATTTGTCAG attttCAACCCATGAAAGTGCAGCCCATGCCATTGTTTCAGTGAATGGTACTACGATTGAAGGACATGTGGTTAAATGCTATTGGGGTAAAGAATCTCCTGATATGACTAAAAACTTCCAACAG GTCGATTATAGTCAGTGGGGCCAGTGGAGCCAAGTATATGGAAACCCACAACAGTATGGACAGTATATGGCAAATGGGTGGCAAGTACCGCCTTATGGAGTGTATGGACAACCATGGAATCAACAAGGATTTGGAGTAGA tcaATCACCTTCTGCTGCTTGGATGGGTGGATTTGGTGCTCAGCCTCCCCAAGGACAAGCTCCTCCCCCTGTAATACCTCCTCCTAACCAAGCTGGATATGGTATGGCAAGTTACCAAACACAGTGA